Below is a window of Phocoena sinus isolate mPhoSin1 chromosome 2, mPhoSin1.pri, whole genome shotgun sequence DNA.
AAGACGCCAGTGGCCACTGCGGGGAGGATGGAGAGTTTTGGTGACTCAGAAAATAGCCATTTGACATTCaaccttctttcttttgtccaGAGAGAGCTCACAATAATTCAGTCGTGAAGTTAGGGCGCTGAGATAAACACCTGCACAACCATGTGGCAGATTTAAAAGCGCCGTTATTTTCTTGGTTTCCCATCCAAATGAATATTGATAGAGTTTCTCTTAAGAAAGTTCTCAACTCTCCCATTGCGGGTGGTCACTCCCAAATGTTTTGGTGACCTTAACGAAGGATGTCTGGATAGGGCTGTGAAATACAATTCTGGATTCctagttaaattttaatttcagataaacaacaaatcatttttttcagtataaatatgtcccataCGACGATTGGGACGTGcttatactgaaaaaaattatttatgccatcttgtatttttatttgctaattctAGCACTCTGCCTGGGCAATAGACACCAGAGTCTTCATCTCATGATATGAATAGATAGATCAGATAATCATTTTAAGGCACAGTTGTCAGCACAATTTTGGTGCCATCAATAGCAGCACAGTTTATGAAGCACCCACACACACATCAGAATTGCAGTGGTTGCCATGCCAAGTTAAGTGAACATGGTCCTTTCAATCTAGGAAGACAATAATGGGACAATATCAACAGTGGTAAaccagataaaaagaaaagggaacataAAAACTTGACGGACATCAAAGGAGAATATAGAATAAATAAAGTACTTCTATTATGTGGACAACTCGTTGTTAGGAACTGACACAAGACCACAAACATTTCACAGAGGTCACTGGGCAACTGTTGACATCTTCTATTTGGAGGCAAAACAATGACTCAGAAGTAAAAGAATCTCTGCTTCATTTAACAACCAGAATTTCCCAAGGTCCAGAGTCACCTCAACTGCTCATCTCTGCAAGGCATTTCATGGGATTAAAAAAttacatgcatatataaaaagggatacatgtacacacattactatacacacataaataaggGACAATGAACCATGGATGCAATCAGAAAATTCTCACATATTTATGTGTAACAGATCTGATCAGTTAGCCGTCAGTCGTGAATGACCCTGATAACCATGTTTGGATCAATGGTGCGGGTGTTGCACTGGTGACTAAGATGACTGATATGACCCAGTCCATTGTGCTAGAACCTAGTTTTATGGTGAATGCTCACTTGGCAACCAGTTTACCAGACTTTAGAAACTGATTTTAAATGATTGATTCAGAAAGTCTGTATGTAGGATTAAGGTGGCCTAAGAGATTGTCAAGGGTTATCTGtacatttttccatattcttttcttattataaaagcaaTGCATAACCATTGTAGAGAGGTTAAGAAAACAGGTAAGATGAATGATGAAAAGAAACCACAATCTCACATCTCTGAATTCCtctttaaatttgttaataatgacatattttatatacCACCAAAGGATCAGAAAACAATCTATCAGATTTCTGTCTATCCCCCccaacattaaatatattttactcttattatttgatttacagttttatttttttaataattttctattttttattttattttttatctctttttttttttttttttgccgtacgtgggcctctagctgttgtggcctctcccgccgcggagcacaggctccggacgcgcgcgcaggcccagcagccacggctcacgggcccagccgctccgcggcatgtgggatcctcccggactgggggaagaacccatatcccctgcatcggcaggcgaactctcaaccactgcgccaccagggaagccaaataattttctattttttaaaggaaatatgttAAGGACCCATCTCCATCccttcttcattttcctcctttctcaggGGTAACCATTACCCTGAAGTTGTTGTGCCATTCTCATGGATGCTTTTACAATACATGTATGGATACATAAACTACCTTTATAATACATGTATAGATACATAAactattgttttgtgtttttttaaaaacacatcctTTGGAATTTGCTGTTTTCACTTATTATGTTTCTGAGATTTATTCACGTTTATGCATGCAGATCTAATGcattcattttaactgctgtACAGGGTTCCATTGAATGAATGTATCCATTCCCATACAAAGAGACATTTAGAATGTTTGCACATTTTTCTCTAATATAAACAGTGTAGCAATTGGTGTCTCTATGTACACATGTTCAAGAATTTTTTTAGAGAGTACAACTAGAAGTATAATTTACtggttggaaaatatagaaacctTCCGTTTCCTAGGTTTTGAAATTGCTTTTCAGAGCGATGATGCCAATGTATACTTCCACCAGAAATGTGTAATAATTGCCCCATGTCTTTAATAACACTTGATATTATCAGAGAGTAAtaacacttggtattatcagaGAGTAATGTTTGCCAGTCTGATGAGTGTGAAATAGTCATTGATTTAACTTATATGTCACTAATTGTTAATGGAGTCCAGcaaatttttcatatgtttatttgccgtACAAGTTTCTTGTTTTGTCAATTAttcataatttttgctttaaaattttttttcacttgtttttaggagttttcttttaatatggcTTGGATACATAATCCACtgttatatcatttgcaaatattttcttctaatctgtcttgtattttattttgtttatgaacatcatatcaaatatttaaatttagagtactaaaatctattcattttctctttcaaagtttGTGCTTTTCATGTTTTGTTCAAGATACTCTTCTTTACCATAAAGGtattctcctacattttcttctaaaagttttatagttttgtttttttacatttaggtttttagtcgttctagaattaatttttgtttatggtatgcAATAAGGGATATggattaaattttatctttttttcatatgaatttcCAGTTGTCTTAGTGCCATTGGTTGAATGATACATTCTTTCCCTATGGATTTGTAATGTCATCTCTGTTGTATATCAAGCACCCCTATAAATGAgaatctgtttctggactctattctgtcctatgatctatttgtctattgcTGCTCTAATGCCACTCTGTTGAGGGTAAGCCTCCTCTGTTCATTCCTGCTTTCTCCTCCTCAGTTCTCTACTCTCCCATATGATAGGGGTTGTCACAGTCTGAAAAATCAGGTTGAGATTTTGATTGACACTGCATATAATTTTTAGATTAATTTGGAGAGATCTTTACTATATTGAGTCTTTACTAAATAGCTATCTTTACTATATTGAGTCTTTTCATCTGTTAACTTGATATACCTCTCTTTGTTTTAGTTCTATTATTCTATCCAATAAAGTTTCATATTTTTTgcatgaggtttttttgtttttattgcataTTTTCCCTAAGTTCCTTATACTTCAtgaggctattgtaaatgaaaaacttttttaaaaaaataaatttatttatttttggctgccttgggtctttgttgctgcacgtgggctttctctagttggtgagcaggggctactctttgttgtggtgcgcaggtttctcattgtggtggcttctcttgttgtggagcacggggtctaggcgtgcgggcttcagtaattgtggcacgcaggctcagtagttgtggctcgtgggctctagagcacaggctcagtagatgtggcacacgggcttagttgctccgtggcatgtgggatcttcccggatcagggcttgaacccatgtcctctgcattggcaggaggattctcaaccactgcgccaccagggaagccccataaatggAAAACTTTAATGACGTTTACAATagtttgttgttattgtatagaaatgcaattaatttgggtatattgatctatatttagCAACCTTGTTGAACTTTTATATTTGTCTTAGTTTTTTTTGAACCAATCTTATTGTCTTTCAATAATgacagcttcatttttttctttccaattcttatacctttcattttcttctccttgtcTTACCATGCTAGCTAGAGCCATctttacaatgttgaatagaaatagtGATGGTGAACATGTTTGCGgtattcctgattttaaaaggaatgcTTACAATGTTTcatcattgaatatgatgtttgctgtaggtacATGAGGTTAAGTTTGCTGATCTTTCTGGTTTGTTaagagtttttggttttgtttactttgttttgcAATTAAATGATGGgggttgaattttatcaaatattttttgtacATCTAGTGGGACCgttgtatggttttttttttaatcctttaatctatgcttttctttttatcatattACATTTgcctgcttttggtgtcaaaagTGAAGGAAGTACCAGCTTCACAAAACAAGTTGGGgagtttctcctcttcctttttttagatcaatttttttttttttttttggatttgcaaatacagtttattttacaGAAACTCAGCATTATAAACAGCAGGCACTTCCCAGCCCCCTACCCCACTCCCCACAACCTGTACCTCTGGGTGCAGACCATGCTATGCAGAGTGAGCAGTGATGCAGCCGTATTGCTTTGGAGGGAGATTCGAGAGCGATGGAACCTGCCTGCACCACGGCCTGCCTGCCCCACACACGCACGCGCCTGCCCGCCTCGCAGGCCACCAGACTCTGGGCGCAGCCTGCGCTGGACCAGTTAAATGGATCCAGCCCAGGTCTCCAGTTCCTTCATGTCAtcgtcttcctcttccttcttcttggtGGGTTTTGATGGTagggatatagagggaacatttGGTAGAGGGACTGTTTCTGGTCCACTGATTTCCAGCAAATTCTTGTCTAGTTCCTCCTGTTCTAGTTCTTCTAATTCTGCCATGAGCTCATCCTCGTCAAACTCTTCTCCAAACCCTACAGGTTTTGAAATAGCTGTTGAAATCTCTTCTGCAAGTTCCTGCTGGTCAGCAAAGTCCTGCATTAACTCATCAACTTTATCCATGTCCATGTTGTCGTGGGAAGCCTTCATGGCTTTGGAGGCATAGTCCATGTTCTTGAGAACCTCGGTGTTGGTGTTAGCATTCTCCAGGGCCTCTCGCTGGAATTCGATGGTTGACAGTGTGCCATCGATCTGTGCCAGCTGCTTTTCATACCTCTTCTTGCGCTTCAGTGCCTGGCGGGCAGCGCGCTGTTTCTGGTGCCGTGCTTCTTGGCGGCTGTCAGCTCCTGCTCGATCTTCTTCTCCAGGAATTCCTGCTTCTTACTTAGCATCACCTCCGTGTCCCGAAGCCTCTGGATGGCCCTCTGGGGGGTCGGGCCGCCCTTGCCGGCTTTACCCGCTCCAGCCCCGAACAGCTTCGCGAACACAGACATGGTTGCTGCTCGCCGCGCCGGCCTGCGCCGCCTACTCCGGCTCGGCTCGGCTCGGCTTTGGcgccctctccctgctccctgcagCCGCAGGCCTCTCCGCCATCTCCGCCCTAGATCAGTTTTTGTAAGATAGAGTTTATGTTTTGAAGCCTTGATAGGATTTTGTAAAAGTGTCTGAGCCGggtatttctgttttcttgttttgtggatAGATTTTTCACAActgatccaattttttttttttttggtacgcgggcctctcactgttgtggcctctcccgttgcggaacacaggctctgaacgtgcaggctcagcggccatggctcacgggcccagccgctccgcggcacgtgggatcttcctggaccggggcacgaacccgtgtcccctgcatcggcaggcggactctcaaccactgcgccaccagttaagccccaataatatttttttttttttttttttttagtgttatgGTCTTtagctttctatttcttcttatattAGCTTTGATaggtttttgttttcagaataaaaattccattttatttatgtttccaaATTTGTTGGCATGAAACTATTCACAGTATTCTCTCATGATTTATAAAATCTCTTATTTATCTGtacttatattctttttcttattaggTTGTGTTTTTTTATGACCTCTTAGTTTTACTTAGAGACATTTGCCTTGTACAGTCTTTGCAAAagatagcttttatttttcttgatcatCTACTTTTTTATCATtgcaaatttcttaatttctactCTTATATTTATTAAGGA
It encodes the following:
- the LOC116749351 gene encoding LOW QUALITY PROTEIN: charged multivesicular body protein 4b-like (The sequence of the model RefSeq protein was modified relative to this genomic sequence to represent the inferred CDS: inserted 1 base in 1 codon); protein product: MSVFAKLFGAGAGKAGKGGPTPQRAIQRLRDTEVMLSKKQEFLEKKIEQELTAAKKHGTRNXRAARQALKRKKRYEKQLAQIDGTLSTIEFQREALENANTNTEVLKNMDYASKAMKASHDNMDMDKVDELMQDFADQQELAEEISTAISKPVGFGEEFDEDELMAELEELEQEELDKNLLEISGPETVPLPNVPSISLPSKPTKKKEEEDDDMKELETWAGSI